One genomic region from Nymphaea colorata isolate Beijing-Zhang1983 chromosome 12, ASM883128v2, whole genome shotgun sequence encodes:
- the LOC116265451 gene encoding uncharacterized protein LOC116265451 — protein MATGGRLRELMKKYGKVALGVHLSVSAASITGLYLAIKNNVDVESMLERAGLPGIGRPQTPKHQENKEKLYNDDLIEEEPVLAQKGEKNRTAELAASTGGALAVAILLNKALFPVRVPITLALTPPISRFLARRNILKNHV, from the coding sequence ATGGCGACAGGGGGGAGGCTTCGGGAGCTCATGAAAAAATATGGCAAAGTGGCCTTAGGAGTccatctctctgtctctgcaGCGTCCATTACCGGTCTCTATCTTGCCATCAAGAACAATGTAGACGTCGAGTCCATGCTCGAAAGAGCTGGTCTTCCTGGCATTGGCCGTCCACAAACTCCTAAGCATCAGGAAAACAAGGAGAAGCTCTACAATGACGACCTCATTGAGGAGGAACCTGTTCTCGCACAAAAGGGGGAGAAGAATCGAACGGCCGAATTGGCAGCATCAACTGGCGGGGCACTCGCAGTGGCTATCCTCTTGAACAAGGCCCTCTTCCCTGTTCGAGTGCCGATTACCCTTGCTCTTACTCCTCCGATTTCAAGATTTCTTGCCAGGAGAAACATCCTTAAGAACCATGTATGA